One Chromatiaceae bacterium genomic region harbors:
- a CDS encoding CHASE domain-containing protein: protein MSRFLKLHGLAILVGLAGLLLSLGAFWVIHTDLEARHQLEFEWLAHNRNRVLKKGIEERLDAVRSLHDLFRVSEQVDGRAFELFARGLFDRYQGIQALAWVPRQAVPAGMTQERDFTQEAPGPGSMAPGGGDRAASQPKTQQPDRFPIQYLESERDSGLLVGQDMGENPVLRALMGRALASGDMVVSGRIPLIRGDNPQYGFMAFMPVFRPLPPGATDRERQTQLQGFVVGVFRIADIADTAMGLLEPRGVEFLVQDESAPTGEKLLDFYASRLNRDPAPASTAWRGWDLDPAPRVTETFPVADRRWSITCSPTRQFTTELFLEGPWIVLVSGLALTLVMVLFILHFRAALRLRLRIEEELRASEQKLSILFHQSPDIIMTVNRDGDLLILNRPLPALPAGGKERRAEGFLPIRAREHFNQALARVLTIGEPEGLGYAGDDSTWWDLRLVPLREGAKVTAAMVILTDVTEKRVLEAHAIRNARMASLGVLAASVAHEINNPNNAIHFNASILARSWKDIRKVLDRHRREYGDFSLGGMPVAKALEGLPRLLEGIVKGSQRIEKIVGNLKHMARPDAGDLDHAVDLGEILPTALSLLQSQIHKHTAHCRLLLPPSLPRVRGNGQQLEQVFINLILNALQSLPHRDAGVQITASLEPEGEFVRVTVEDEGQGMTEEVRERVTEPFFTTRVKTGGTGLGLSICARIVQHHSGRMEIESQPGIGTKVSVWLPVATA, encoded by the coding sequence ATGTCGCGGTTTCTAAAGCTCCATGGGCTGGCCATCCTGGTAGGCTTGGCCGGACTCCTCTTGTCACTGGGGGCCTTTTGGGTCATCCACACTGATCTGGAGGCGCGCCATCAACTGGAGTTCGAGTGGCTGGCCCACAACCGCAATCGCGTTCTGAAGAAGGGGATCGAGGAGCGACTGGATGCCGTGCGCTCCCTCCATGATCTCTTCCGGGTCTCCGAGCAGGTCGATGGCCGGGCCTTCGAACTCTTCGCCCGAGGGCTCTTCGACCGCTATCAGGGTATCCAGGCCCTGGCCTGGGTACCCCGACAAGCGGTCCCGGCCGGGATGACCCAGGAGCGGGATTTCACCCAGGAAGCGCCAGGACCGGGCAGCATGGCGCCTGGCGGCGGGGATCGGGCCGCCTCCCAGCCCAAGACCCAGCAGCCTGACCGCTTCCCCATCCAATATCTGGAATCGGAACGGGACAGCGGTCTCCTGGTGGGCCAGGATATGGGAGAAAATCCGGTCTTACGGGCCCTGATGGGGCGGGCCCTGGCCAGCGGCGACATGGTGGTCAGTGGCCGCATCCCCTTGATCAGGGGGGATAACCCTCAATACGGCTTCATGGCCTTCATGCCGGTCTTTCGCCCCCTGCCCCCCGGGGCCACGGATCGGGAGCGCCAGACCCAACTCCAGGGCTTCGTGGTCGGCGTCTTCCGCATCGCCGATATCGCCGATACCGCCATGGGCCTCCTGGAGCCCCGGGGGGTCGAATTCCTGGTGCAGGATGAATCCGCGCCGACCGGGGAGAAGCTGCTCGACTTCTACGCCAGCCGGCTCAACCGTGACCCCGCTCCCGCCAGCACCGCATGGCGGGGCTGGGACCTGGATCCCGCCCCGCGCGTCACCGAGACCTTTCCCGTGGCCGACCGGCGCTGGTCCATCACCTGTTCACCGACCCGCCAGTTCACCACCGAGCTCTTCCTGGAGGGCCCCTGGATCGTCCTGGTGAGTGGCCTGGCCCTGACCCTTGTCATGGTCCTCTTCATCCTGCACTTCCGCGCGGCCCTGCGCCTGCGGTTGCGCATCGAGGAGGAACTGAGGGCATCGGAACAGAAGTTGAGCATCCTGTTCCATCAGTCGCCCGACATCATCATGACGGTAAATCGGGACGGGGACCTGCTCATTCTGAACCGGCCCCTGCCCGCCCTCCCGGCGGGGGGGAAGGAACGGCGAGCGGAGGGCTTTCTTCCAATTCGAGCCCGGGAGCATTTCAATCAGGCCCTCGCTCGCGTGCTGACCATTGGCGAGCCCGAGGGCCTTGGTTACGCGGGGGATGACTCGACCTGGTGGGACCTGCGTCTGGTGCCCCTTCGCGAGGGAGCCAAGGTAACAGCCGCCATGGTAATCCTGACCGATGTCACCGAAAAACGGGTCCTGGAGGCCCACGCCATCCGCAATGCCCGCATGGCCTCCCTTGGCGTCCTGGCCGCCAGCGTGGCCCATGAGATCAACAATCCCAACAACGCCATCCACTTCAACGCTTCCATCCTGGCGCGCAGTTGGAAGGACATCCGCAAGGTGTTGGACCGCCATCGCCGGGAATACGGTGACTTCAGCCTCGGCGGCATGCCGGTGGCCAAGGCCCTGGAAGGCCTGCCGCGACTCCTGGAGGGTATCGTCAAGGGCTCCCAGCGGATCGAGAAGATCGTGGGCAACCTCAAGCACATGGCCCGTCCGGACGCCGGAGATCTGGACCATGCCGTGGATCTGGGCGAGATCCTGCCCACCGCCCTCTCCTTGCTCCAAAGCCAGATCCACAAACACACGGCGCATTGTCGCCTCCTGCTGCCCCCATCCCTGCCCCGGGTGCGCGGCAATGGCCAGCAACTGGAACAGGTCTTTATCAACCTGATCCTCAATGCCCTCCAATCCCTCCCTCATCGCGACGCCGGGGTCCAGATCACTGCTTCCCTGGAGCCCGAAGGCGAATTCGTGCGGGTGACGGTCGAGGATGAAGGCCAGGGTATGACCGAGGAGGTCCGGGAACGGGTGACGGAGCCCTTCTTCACCACCCGGGTGAAGACGGGCGGCACCGGGCTGGGGCTTTCCATTTGTGCCCGTATCGTTCAGCATCACTCCGGCCGGATGGAAATCGAATCCCAACCCGGCATTGGCACCAAGGTCAGCGTCTGGCTGCCGGTCGCAACGGCTTGA
- a CDS encoding Crp/Fnr family transcriptional regulator yields MIEELRGALLLSQLSQEQQERVARRAVRLRLEDGQMLFSQGDPSERFYLVLSGQIRLFRLSPDGAEKVIEIAGAGETFAEALMFLNAPRYPVCAAALGPTELIGMDARDFARMMRESVDTCMVVLGALSQRLRGLVREIDNLTLHSATSRFASYLLARRPAEGQVIELDARKGVIASRLSIKPETFSRIEKDLSERGIIAVQGMRVRLLKVEILEQLAGLGDYRELMALPCESGGQL; encoded by the coding sequence ATGATCGAGGAATTACGCGGGGCCTTGCTGCTTTCCCAACTGTCCCAAGAACAACAGGAGCGGGTGGCACGGCGGGCCGTGCGACTGCGGCTGGAAGATGGTCAGATGCTCTTCAGCCAGGGCGATCCCTCCGAGCGATTTTATCTGGTCCTATCGGGTCAGATCAGGTTGTTTCGCCTGTCTCCGGACGGGGCGGAGAAGGTCATTGAAATCGCCGGGGCGGGGGAGACCTTCGCCGAGGCCCTGATGTTCCTGAACGCCCCGCGCTATCCGGTCTGCGCGGCGGCCTTGGGCCCGACCGAGCTGATTGGCATGGATGCCAGGGACTTCGCCCGCATGATGCGGGAGTCCGTCGATACCTGCATGGTCGTGCTCGGCGCCCTGAGCCAGCGCTTGCGCGGCCTGGTGCGGGAGATCGACAACCTCACCCTGCATTCGGCCACGAGCCGCTTCGCCAGTTACCTGCTTGCCCGGCGCCCTGCCGAGGGCCAGGTCATCGAGCTGGATGCACGCAAGGGGGTCATCGCCTCGCGGCTCTCCATCAAGCCCGAGACCTTCTCCCGCATTGAAAAGGACCTGAGTGAGCGCGGTATCATCGCCGTTCAGGGGATGCGCGTTCGCCTCCTGAAGGTGGAGATTTTGGAGCAACTCGCCGGCCTGGGCGATTATCGGGAACTGATGGCCTTGCCGTGCGAGTCGGGCGGGCAGCTCTAA